One genomic segment of Scophthalmus maximus strain ysfricsl-2021 chromosome 3, ASM2237912v1, whole genome shotgun sequence includes these proteins:
- the znf335 gene encoding zinc finger protein 335 isoform X1 encodes MLLLRLSSTAHVMDSEENEVESSSDAGPSGMEEPSESGMGVESSEAMSADSSDAAASHAQAPESDCHVGQSSEGLVVFIPETSSSTDVRVSSVHLPDSSSVAQSTSVSSVSTVTQSVLVSGSAQVMVHSSAASEGAMMVSDSTASTSSDLGSAIDKIIESTIGPDIMNGCISVTSAEDGGAETTQYLILQGPDDGAPMVAQMSSSALSNRLAIEALAEGPTSTCLDQGDLHGNLEPDQPDDQPGHSGYPEDSSSQPDQPQHSHPSQYMDCSADGPDQTGESSSSYVECSGEEPDQTRSQSGFPDYSGDNSDQDLPGYVECSGADSNPTSRGHYVVECSAGYLECAVDDGEQPHHSRSYIDSSADHRSQISRQYGAEYGAECVAAADSEQPGCSRYQSRDDDDDDEDDDDDEQNQDPDQPQHSQQQPQHSCYMESSNGPEASLYADDSSSSDHPLADTAGSGGLPEALESSESQSGPFISSSGTYTSNPEPELTQQCSPSQEEPQGSEMPRDEAGPVREMETSTAAVGTGDRAPNLAELEEMMEVVIVQQFKCKMCPYKSASKDTLINHMRDKHFKPAGDVPKKRKRGRPPKSETLARRQAEREEAEERKAAKGKATVPRQAEEEDDYVVDAGAIDDPEEDSDYNPAEEDCKGRPPALLKKPTPPISSSSQGRPRRKVGRPRKYSSLEEGYNGKEAESIAKKPRVCADNSVAEEASSSGLGTGPAMVTDGETAEATISQSDSENKDPSSNTQPEEEFFQRKRGRPSKRFLRKKYKKYMNRNRFYKSLKPLLRPHNCWICGSRFLTQEDLRFHVDSHEGNDPELFKCLQCNYRCKRWSSLKEHMFNHEGTKPFKCEECDYTSVYRKDVLRHSTVHNKEKRRKTELVPKVSEFPCPVCHRVYPMQKRLTQHMKTHSSEKPHMCDKCGKSFKKRYTFKMHLLTHIQSLGDSKFKCEFCDFSCDNKKLLLNHQLSHTNDRPFKCDYCKYSTSKEEFLVSHLAIKHTGEKPFSCEMCHFTTKHRKNLRLHVQCRHPEAFEEWSLTHPEEPVRRRRRPFFTLQQIEELKQQQDDTQGVQNTIVAVDSATLQAMHGIENASVSQDALGNTTIIYEQAESSDLSAQNALDLLLNMSNARELVGNSLQVAVLKSEGKALEKATWSTVTTAPGQAQKVMTFHVSESGETVLQEAYEAATSETGELTQIAIEAYEGTEDFSVVEQAAEEIHSPGYSNGESSPSQALEGSGSESMKSDYLTSALRDGVSQQVELSSEAPASPSAVSSPGLSTKRFSCRICMESFHGRSDMENHKRAHLDPNTFKCPDCDFTSTSWPEVKAHMEQHSYLRPHKCPNCSFASKNKKDLRRHMMTHTNEKPFSCKLCGQRFNRNGHLKFHMERLHNQDHLAGKSRTATSQQTIIVNSDEEALATLQSLQAHQTVISPERLQALGQDHIIVAQEQTLSDQEEGTYIQQITTIDGQTVQHLMTGDNQVTEVQYIISQDGVPHLIPQEYVVVSDGNHIQMPDGQIIQYEHDGAFLQEQQIAVSHDGQIQYLPVGSEQQIVNSEDLESAAHSAVTAEAAVAQTQTVYTEATPEQLEQLQQQGIHYDVITFTDE; translated from the exons ATGTTGCTCTTGAGGCTGTCGTCGACGGCCCATG TTATGGATTCAGAGGAGAACGAGGTGGAGAGCAGCAGCGATGCAGGCCCCTCAGGAATGGAGGAGCCATCTGAAAGTGGCATGGGTGTGGAGTCATCAGAGGCCATGTCGGCAGACAGCAGTGATGCTGCTGCCTCTCATGCTCAGGCCCCAGAGTCTGACTGCCACGTGGGACAGAGCTCAGAGGGACTTGTG GTGTTCATTCCAGAGACCAGCTCCAGTACAGATGTCAGAGTTTCATCAGTCCACCTCCCCGACTCTTCCTCAGTGGCCCAGTCCACCAGCGTGTCCAGCGTCTCCACAGTAACTCAGTCAGTGCTGGTGTCTGGGTCAGCCCAAGTGATGGTCCACTCCAGTGCTGCGTCTGAAGGAGCAATGATGGTTTCTGACTCAACTGCTTCTACCTCGTCGGACTTGGGGTCTGCCATTGACAAAATCATTGAGTCCACCATTGGCCCTGACATTATGAATG GTTGCATATCCGTGACCAGTGCAGAAGATGGGGGTGCAGAAACAACCCAGTATCTGATTCTTCAAGGACCAGATGATG GAGCTCCCATGGTAGCTCAGATGTCATCTTCAGCCCTGTCCAATCGTTTAGCCATAGAAGCTCTCGCTGAAGGTCCCACATCCACCTGTCTGGACCAGGGGGACCTACACGGCAACCTTGAACCTGACCAGCCCGACGATCAGCCTGGACACTCGGGTTACCCAGAGGACAGCAGCAGTCAGCCTGACCAGCCCCAGCACTCCCACCCCTCCCAGTACATGGACTGCAGTGCAGATGGTCCAGACCAGACTGGGGAGTCGTCGTCTTCCTATGTGGAGTGTTCAGGCGAGGAACCTGATCAGACTCGCTCCCAGTCAGGCTTCCCTGACTACAGTGGGGATAACAGTGACCAGGACCTGCCTGGATACGTGGAATGCAGTGGGGCTGACTCAAACCCTACCAGCCGAGGTCACTATGTGGTTGAGTGCAGCGCTGGGTATCTTGAGTGTGCAGTGGACGATGGAGAGCAGCCACATCATTCACGCAGTTACATTGACAGTAGTGCAGACCACCGGTCTCAGATAAGTCGGCAGTATGGGGCTGAGTATGGTGCTGAATGTGTTGCAGCTGCAGACTCTGAGCAACCGGGTTGTTCTCGGTACCAATCaagagacgacgacgacgatgatgaagatgacgacgacgacgagcaGAACCAGGATCCAGATCAGCCACAGCACTCCCAACAGCAGCCTCAACACTCCTGTTACATGGAAAGCAGCAATGGCCCTGAGGCCTCTCTCTATGCCGATGACAGCTCCTCATCAGACCACCCTCTGGCAGACACAGCAGGTTCAGGTGGGCTTCCTGAGGCACTGGAGAGCAGCGAGAGCCAGTCTGGGCCCTTTATCAGCAGCAGTGGAACATATACCTCCAATCCAGAGCCTGAGCTGACCCAACAGTGCTCACCCAGCCAAGAGGAGCCTCAAGGCTCCGAAATGCCTCGGGATGAAGCTGGACCGGTCAGGGAGATGGAGACATCAACAGCGGCAGTAGGCACCGGAGATAGAGCACCGAACCTagctgagctggaggagatgatgGAAGTAGTGATTGTGCAGCAGTTCAAGTGTAAGATGTGCCCATACAAGAGTGCTTCCAAAGACACACTCATCAACCACATGAGAGATAAACACTTTAAACCGGCAG gGGATGTGCCAAAGAAGCGTAAACGTGGACGGCCTCCTAAAAGTGAGACATTGGCCCGTCgtcaggcagagagggaggaagctgAAGAGAGAAAGGCAGCAAAGGGGAAGGCTACTGTGCCTCGtcaggcagaagaagaagatgattaTGTTGTGGATGCTGGTGCAATTGATGACCCTGAAG AGGATAGTGACTACAACCCAGCAGAAGAGGATTGCAAAGGAAGACCACCTGCTCTTCTGAAGAAGCCCACTCCTCCaatctcctcctcgtctcaaGGGCGTCCTCGACGTAAGGTTGGCCGTCCGAGGAAGTATAGCTCTTTAGAAGAAGGCTACAACGGCAAAG AAGCGGAAAGTATTGCTAAGAAGCCCAGGGTTTGTGCTGATAATAGTGTAGCTGAAGAGGCGAGCTCTTCCGGGTTAGGCACTGGTCCTGCTATGGTGACTGATGGGGAAACTGCTGAGGCCACAATAAGCCAATCTGACTCTGAGAACAAAGACCCTTCATCCAACACACAGCCAGAGGAGGAGTTCTTCCAGAGGAAACGTGGTCGACCCTCAAAGCGCTTCCTTCGCAAGAAGTATAAGAAGTATATGAATCGAAA TCGTTTCTATAAATCCCTCAAACCTCTCCTGAGACCTCACAACTGCTGGATCTGTGGCTCACGCTTCCTCACTCAAGAAGATTTGCGCTTCCATGTGGACTCTCACGAGGGCAATGACCCAGAACTCTTTAAGTGCCTCCAGTGCAACTATCGCTGTAAGCGCTGGTCCTCACTCAAG GAACACATGTTTAATCACGAGGGTACCAAGCCTTTCAAGTGTGAAGAGTGTGATTACACAAGTGTCTACAGGAAAGATGTCCTTCGCCACTCCACAGTCCATAACAAAGAGAA gaggagaaagacagagttG GTACCAAAGGTGTCAGAGTTCCCCTGCCCCGTGTGTCACAGAGTTTACCCCATGCAAAAGAGATTGACCCAGCACATGAAAACCCACAGCTCAGAGAAACCACACATGTGCGATAAG TGTGGCAAATCCTTCAAAAAGCGCTACACATTCAAAATGCACCTCCTGACCCACATCCAGAGTCTTGGAGACAGCAA GTTCAAGTGTGAGTTTTGCGACTTCAGTTGTGACAACAAGAAGCTGCTGCTCAACCACCAGCTGTCCCATACCAACGACAGGCCCTTCAAGTGCGACTACTGTAAATACTCCACTTCTAAAGAGGAATTCCTGGTCTCCCACCTGGCCATAAAACACACAG GGGAGAAGCCCTTCTCTTGTGAGATGTGTCACTTCACGACCAAGCACAGGAAGAACCTGCGTCTACATGTCCAGTGTCGCCATCCTGAGGCGTTTGAGGAGTGGTCTTTGACTCACCCTGAAGAGCCTGTGAGGAGGCGACGCAGACCCTTCTTCACCCTGCAGCAGATAGAGGAGCTCAAACAACAGCAGGACGACACACAGGGTGTACAGAACACTATT GTTGCAGTAGATTCTGCGACATTACAAGCTATGCATGGGATTGAAAATGCCTCAGTGTCCCAGGACGCACTGGGCAACACCACCATCATCTATGAACAAG CTGAATCCAGCGATCTATCCGCCCAGAATGCTCTGGACCTGCTGCTGAACATGAGCAATGCCCGTGAATTGGTTGGAAACTCCTTACAG GTGGCAGTGCTGAAGTCAGAAGGAAAAGCTTTGGAGAAGGCCACTTGGAGCACAGTGACCACAGCACCGGGACAGGCCCAAAAGGTCATGACCTTCCACGTGTCTGAGAGCGGTGAGACGGTGCTACAAGAGGCTTACGAGGCTGCCACCTCTGAAACAGGAGAGCTCACCCAGATCGCCATCGAAGCCTACGAAGGCACTGAGGACTTCAGTGTGGTGGAGCAGGCTGCTGAAGAAATCCATAGCCCTGGatacag TAATGGTGAGAGCAGTCCTTCTCAGGCTCTAGAGGGCTCTGGATCAGAGAGCATGAAAAGTGACTATCTTACTTCAGCGCTGCGTGATGGCGTGTCGCAACAAGTGGAG CTAAGCAGTGAAgcccctgcctctccctctgcagtgaGCTCTCCCGGTCTCAGCACCAAGAGGTTCTCCTGTCGAATCTGCATGGAGTCTTTCCACGGACGCTCTGACATGGAGAACCACAAGAGGGCGCACTTGGATCCCAACACTTTCAAGTGTCCTGACTGTgacttcacctccacctcctggcCTGAGGTCAAG gcTCACATGGAGCAGCATTCCTACTTACGTCCCCACAAGTGTCCAAACTGCAGCTTTGCCTCCAAGAACAAGAAAGACCTGCGCCGACACATGATGACCCACACCAATGAGAAACCCTTTTCTTGCAAACTTTGTGGACAAAG GTTTAATCGTAATGGCCATCTGAAGTTTCATATGGAGCGTCTCCATAATCAGGATCATCTTGCTGGCAAGAGCCGTACTGCCACGTCTCAGCAAACCATCATAGTCAACAGTGACGAGGAGGCTCTTGCCACACTGCAGT CTCTGCAGGCACATCAGACAGTGATCTCTCCAGAGCGGTTGCAGGCCTTGGGACAGGATCACATCATTGTGGCTCAAGAACAGACGCTGTCAGACCAG gaagagggaacataCATTCAACAGATAACCACCATAGATGGACAGACAGTTCAGCACCTGATGACAGGAGACAACCAGGTGACAGAG GTCCAGTATATCATCTCACAAGACGGAGTCCCGCACTTGATCCCTCAGGAGTATGTAGTAGTATCTGACGGCAACCACATACAG ATGCCAGATGGACAGATCATCCAGTATGAGCATGATGGGGCCtttctgcaggagcagcag ATCGCTGTGAGTCACGATGGTCAGATCCAGTATCTACCTGTCGGCTCGGAGCAACAGATAGTGAATTCTGAAGACCTGGAGTCTGCTGCCCACTCCGCTGTAACAG CAGAGGCAGCAGTGGcccagacacagacagtctACACTGAAGCTACACCTgaacagctggagcagctgcagcaacagGGGATCCACTATGACGTCATCACCTTCACCGACGAATAG
- the znf335 gene encoding zinc finger protein 335 isoform X2: MLLLRLSSTAHVMDSEENEVESSSDAGPSGMEEPSESGMGVESSEAMSADSSDAAASHAQAPESDCHVGQSSEGLVVFIPETSSSTDVRVSSVHLPDSSSVAQSTSVSSVSTVTQSVLVSGSAQVMVHSSAASEGAMMVSDSTASTSSDLGSAIDKIIESTIGPDIMNGCISVTSAEDGGAETTQYLILQGPDDGAPMVAQMSSSALSNRLAIEALAEGPTSTCLDQGDLHGNLEPDQPDDQPGHSGYPEDSSSQPDQPQHSHPSQYMDCSADGPDQTGESSSSYVECSGEEPDQTRSQSGFPDYSGDNSDQDLPGYVECSGADSNPTSRGHYVVECSAGYLECAVDDGEQPHHSRSYIDSSADHRSQISRQYGAEYGAECVAAADSEQPGCSRYQSRDDDDDDEDDDDDEQNQDPDQPQHSQQQPQHSCYMESSNGPEASLYADDSSSSDHPLADTAGSGGLPEALESSESQSGPFISSSGTYTSNPEPELTQQCSPSQEEPQGSEMPRDEAGPVREMETSTAAVGTGDRAPNLAELEEMMEVVIVQQFKCKMCPYKSASKDTLINHMRDKHFKPAGDVPKKRKRGRPPKSETLARRQAEREEAEERKAAKGKATVPRQAEEEDDYVVDAGAIDDPEEDSDYNPAEEDCKGRPPALLKKPTPPISSSSQGRPRRKVGRPRKYSSLEEGYNGKEAESIAKKPRVCADNSVAEEASSSGLGTGPAMVTDGETAEATISQSDSENKDPSSNTQPEEEFFQRKRGRPSKRFLRKKYKKYMNRNRFYKSLKPLLRPHNCWICGSRFLTQEDLRFHVDSHEGNDPELFKCLQCNYRCKRWSSLKEHMFNHEGTKPFKCEECDYTSVYRKDVLRHSTVHNKEKRRKTELVPKVSEFPCPVCHRVYPMQKRLTQHMKTHSSEKPHMCDKCGKSFKKRYTFKMHLLTHIQSLGDSKFKCEFCDFSCDNKKLLLNHQLSHTNDRPFKCDYCKYSTSKEEFLVSHLAIKHTGEKPFSCEMCHFTTKHRKNLRLHVQCRHPEAFEEWSLTHPEEPVRRRRRPFFTLQQIEELKQQQDDTQGVQNTIVAVDSATLQAMHGIENASVSQDALGNTTIIYEQAESSDLSAQNALDLLLNMSNARELVGNSLQVAVLKSEGKALEKATWSTVTTAPGQAQKVMTFHVSESGETVLQEAYEAATSETGELTQIAIEAYEGTEDFSVVEQAAEEIHSPGYSNGESSPSQALEGSGSESMKSDYLTSALRDGVSQQVELSSEAPASPSAVSSPGLSTKRFSCRICMESFHGRSDMENHKRAHLDPNTFKCPDCDFTSTSWPEVKAHMEQHSYLRPHKCPNCSFASKNKKDLRRHMMTHTNEKPFSCKLCGQRFNRNGHLKFHMERLHNQDHLAGKSRTATSQQTIIVNSDEEALATLQSLQAHQTVISPERLQALGQDHIIVAQEQTLSDQEEGTYIQQITTIDGQTVQHLMTGDNQVTEVQYIISQDGVPHLIPQEYVVVSDGNHIQMPDGQIIQYEHDGAFLQEQQIAVSHDGQIQYLPVGSEQQIVNSEDLESAAHSAVTEAAVAQTQTVYTEATPEQLEQLQQQGIHYDVITFTDE; encoded by the exons ATGTTGCTCTTGAGGCTGTCGTCGACGGCCCATG TTATGGATTCAGAGGAGAACGAGGTGGAGAGCAGCAGCGATGCAGGCCCCTCAGGAATGGAGGAGCCATCTGAAAGTGGCATGGGTGTGGAGTCATCAGAGGCCATGTCGGCAGACAGCAGTGATGCTGCTGCCTCTCATGCTCAGGCCCCAGAGTCTGACTGCCACGTGGGACAGAGCTCAGAGGGACTTGTG GTGTTCATTCCAGAGACCAGCTCCAGTACAGATGTCAGAGTTTCATCAGTCCACCTCCCCGACTCTTCCTCAGTGGCCCAGTCCACCAGCGTGTCCAGCGTCTCCACAGTAACTCAGTCAGTGCTGGTGTCTGGGTCAGCCCAAGTGATGGTCCACTCCAGTGCTGCGTCTGAAGGAGCAATGATGGTTTCTGACTCAACTGCTTCTACCTCGTCGGACTTGGGGTCTGCCATTGACAAAATCATTGAGTCCACCATTGGCCCTGACATTATGAATG GTTGCATATCCGTGACCAGTGCAGAAGATGGGGGTGCAGAAACAACCCAGTATCTGATTCTTCAAGGACCAGATGATG GAGCTCCCATGGTAGCTCAGATGTCATCTTCAGCCCTGTCCAATCGTTTAGCCATAGAAGCTCTCGCTGAAGGTCCCACATCCACCTGTCTGGACCAGGGGGACCTACACGGCAACCTTGAACCTGACCAGCCCGACGATCAGCCTGGACACTCGGGTTACCCAGAGGACAGCAGCAGTCAGCCTGACCAGCCCCAGCACTCCCACCCCTCCCAGTACATGGACTGCAGTGCAGATGGTCCAGACCAGACTGGGGAGTCGTCGTCTTCCTATGTGGAGTGTTCAGGCGAGGAACCTGATCAGACTCGCTCCCAGTCAGGCTTCCCTGACTACAGTGGGGATAACAGTGACCAGGACCTGCCTGGATACGTGGAATGCAGTGGGGCTGACTCAAACCCTACCAGCCGAGGTCACTATGTGGTTGAGTGCAGCGCTGGGTATCTTGAGTGTGCAGTGGACGATGGAGAGCAGCCACATCATTCACGCAGTTACATTGACAGTAGTGCAGACCACCGGTCTCAGATAAGTCGGCAGTATGGGGCTGAGTATGGTGCTGAATGTGTTGCAGCTGCAGACTCTGAGCAACCGGGTTGTTCTCGGTACCAATCaagagacgacgacgacgatgatgaagatgacgacgacgacgagcaGAACCAGGATCCAGATCAGCCACAGCACTCCCAACAGCAGCCTCAACACTCCTGTTACATGGAAAGCAGCAATGGCCCTGAGGCCTCTCTCTATGCCGATGACAGCTCCTCATCAGACCACCCTCTGGCAGACACAGCAGGTTCAGGTGGGCTTCCTGAGGCACTGGAGAGCAGCGAGAGCCAGTCTGGGCCCTTTATCAGCAGCAGTGGAACATATACCTCCAATCCAGAGCCTGAGCTGACCCAACAGTGCTCACCCAGCCAAGAGGAGCCTCAAGGCTCCGAAATGCCTCGGGATGAAGCTGGACCGGTCAGGGAGATGGAGACATCAACAGCGGCAGTAGGCACCGGAGATAGAGCACCGAACCTagctgagctggaggagatgatgGAAGTAGTGATTGTGCAGCAGTTCAAGTGTAAGATGTGCCCATACAAGAGTGCTTCCAAAGACACACTCATCAACCACATGAGAGATAAACACTTTAAACCGGCAG gGGATGTGCCAAAGAAGCGTAAACGTGGACGGCCTCCTAAAAGTGAGACATTGGCCCGTCgtcaggcagagagggaggaagctgAAGAGAGAAAGGCAGCAAAGGGGAAGGCTACTGTGCCTCGtcaggcagaagaagaagatgattaTGTTGTGGATGCTGGTGCAATTGATGACCCTGAAG AGGATAGTGACTACAACCCAGCAGAAGAGGATTGCAAAGGAAGACCACCTGCTCTTCTGAAGAAGCCCACTCCTCCaatctcctcctcgtctcaaGGGCGTCCTCGACGTAAGGTTGGCCGTCCGAGGAAGTATAGCTCTTTAGAAGAAGGCTACAACGGCAAAG AAGCGGAAAGTATTGCTAAGAAGCCCAGGGTTTGTGCTGATAATAGTGTAGCTGAAGAGGCGAGCTCTTCCGGGTTAGGCACTGGTCCTGCTATGGTGACTGATGGGGAAACTGCTGAGGCCACAATAAGCCAATCTGACTCTGAGAACAAAGACCCTTCATCCAACACACAGCCAGAGGAGGAGTTCTTCCAGAGGAAACGTGGTCGACCCTCAAAGCGCTTCCTTCGCAAGAAGTATAAGAAGTATATGAATCGAAA TCGTTTCTATAAATCCCTCAAACCTCTCCTGAGACCTCACAACTGCTGGATCTGTGGCTCACGCTTCCTCACTCAAGAAGATTTGCGCTTCCATGTGGACTCTCACGAGGGCAATGACCCAGAACTCTTTAAGTGCCTCCAGTGCAACTATCGCTGTAAGCGCTGGTCCTCACTCAAG GAACACATGTTTAATCACGAGGGTACCAAGCCTTTCAAGTGTGAAGAGTGTGATTACACAAGTGTCTACAGGAAAGATGTCCTTCGCCACTCCACAGTCCATAACAAAGAGAA gaggagaaagacagagttG GTACCAAAGGTGTCAGAGTTCCCCTGCCCCGTGTGTCACAGAGTTTACCCCATGCAAAAGAGATTGACCCAGCACATGAAAACCCACAGCTCAGAGAAACCACACATGTGCGATAAG TGTGGCAAATCCTTCAAAAAGCGCTACACATTCAAAATGCACCTCCTGACCCACATCCAGAGTCTTGGAGACAGCAA GTTCAAGTGTGAGTTTTGCGACTTCAGTTGTGACAACAAGAAGCTGCTGCTCAACCACCAGCTGTCCCATACCAACGACAGGCCCTTCAAGTGCGACTACTGTAAATACTCCACTTCTAAAGAGGAATTCCTGGTCTCCCACCTGGCCATAAAACACACAG GGGAGAAGCCCTTCTCTTGTGAGATGTGTCACTTCACGACCAAGCACAGGAAGAACCTGCGTCTACATGTCCAGTGTCGCCATCCTGAGGCGTTTGAGGAGTGGTCTTTGACTCACCCTGAAGAGCCTGTGAGGAGGCGACGCAGACCCTTCTTCACCCTGCAGCAGATAGAGGAGCTCAAACAACAGCAGGACGACACACAGGGTGTACAGAACACTATT GTTGCAGTAGATTCTGCGACATTACAAGCTATGCATGGGATTGAAAATGCCTCAGTGTCCCAGGACGCACTGGGCAACACCACCATCATCTATGAACAAG CTGAATCCAGCGATCTATCCGCCCAGAATGCTCTGGACCTGCTGCTGAACATGAGCAATGCCCGTGAATTGGTTGGAAACTCCTTACAG GTGGCAGTGCTGAAGTCAGAAGGAAAAGCTTTGGAGAAGGCCACTTGGAGCACAGTGACCACAGCACCGGGACAGGCCCAAAAGGTCATGACCTTCCACGTGTCTGAGAGCGGTGAGACGGTGCTACAAGAGGCTTACGAGGCTGCCACCTCTGAAACAGGAGAGCTCACCCAGATCGCCATCGAAGCCTACGAAGGCACTGAGGACTTCAGTGTGGTGGAGCAGGCTGCTGAAGAAATCCATAGCCCTGGatacag TAATGGTGAGAGCAGTCCTTCTCAGGCTCTAGAGGGCTCTGGATCAGAGAGCATGAAAAGTGACTATCTTACTTCAGCGCTGCGTGATGGCGTGTCGCAACAAGTGGAG CTAAGCAGTGAAgcccctgcctctccctctgcagtgaGCTCTCCCGGTCTCAGCACCAAGAGGTTCTCCTGTCGAATCTGCATGGAGTCTTTCCACGGACGCTCTGACATGGAGAACCACAAGAGGGCGCACTTGGATCCCAACACTTTCAAGTGTCCTGACTGTgacttcacctccacctcctggcCTGAGGTCAAG gcTCACATGGAGCAGCATTCCTACTTACGTCCCCACAAGTGTCCAAACTGCAGCTTTGCCTCCAAGAACAAGAAAGACCTGCGCCGACACATGATGACCCACACCAATGAGAAACCCTTTTCTTGCAAACTTTGTGGACAAAG GTTTAATCGTAATGGCCATCTGAAGTTTCATATGGAGCGTCTCCATAATCAGGATCATCTTGCTGGCAAGAGCCGTACTGCCACGTCTCAGCAAACCATCATAGTCAACAGTGACGAGGAGGCTCTTGCCACACTGCAGT CTCTGCAGGCACATCAGACAGTGATCTCTCCAGAGCGGTTGCAGGCCTTGGGACAGGATCACATCATTGTGGCTCAAGAACAGACGCTGTCAGACCAG gaagagggaacataCATTCAACAGATAACCACCATAGATGGACAGACAGTTCAGCACCTGATGACAGGAGACAACCAGGTGACAGAG GTCCAGTATATCATCTCACAAGACGGAGTCCCGCACTTGATCCCTCAGGAGTATGTAGTAGTATCTGACGGCAACCACATACAG ATGCCAGATGGACAGATCATCCAGTATGAGCATGATGGGGCCtttctgcaggagcagcag ATCGCTGTGAGTCACGATGGTCAGATCCAGTATCTACCTGTCGGCTCGGAGCAACAGATAGTGAATTCTGAAGACCTGGAGTCTGCTGCCCACTCCGCTGTAACAG AGGCAGCAGTGGcccagacacagacagtctACACTGAAGCTACACCTgaacagctggagcagctgcagcaacagGGGATCCACTATGACGTCATCACCTTCACCGACGAATAG